In Listeria cossartiae subsp. cossartiae, the DNA window GGCAGATATGTATTTTGCAAAACGTCCTAATTTTAATACGGAGAAAAGAACTAAAAACACGGCACAAAAGAATGCGAGAATCGGAGCGAGCGTAATGGCTTCTTTAGATCCAGCCGTAAGTCCAGCTGTTCCTAAAATAATTGATCCTGCGATTGCACTTGCCGTTGCATCAATCCCGAAAATAAGTTGTGGTGAGCTGGCAAAAATAACATAGGCAATTACCGGTAAAAATGACGCATATAAGCCATAAATAGGCGGTAGTCCTGCTACTTGTGCATAGCCCATTGCAACGGGAATTGTCAGTGCGGCAACACCAACTCCGGAAATGACATCATTTCGTAAATAGGATATTTTATACCCATTTAGTGAAAGTAAGATGTGTTTAAACATAAGTTCCTCCCTTGAAATGTATTTTTATTTCTTATTCTACAGCATTGCTACTTATTAATGAAATCTTATACTATTTACCCCGTTATTCGTTACGCCAATCCTCTTTTATGTGGATTTTTTCAACTTTTTCAATGGAAAACCACGATTTCTTGATAGGAAATCGTGGCTTTTTTTAATTGTTTTTTGCATAAATGTGCATGGCTTCTTTTAAAAAGGCGGATAGCCCTTCGCCAAATTGGTCGATGTTTTTAGTGAAACGTTCATCGGCAATGTACATTTCCCCGAGATTGGCAAAAGCTTCTAAGGAATAAATATTACCATGCGTATCATTCAAATAGTGGAAAAAATGAGCCACAGCTTGTTGGGCTTCGTTAGATTCGGGTTTGGAATTTCGAACAGAAGCTAACTGACGAAATTCGGCATCGAAGCTTTCTTTTAAAGATTGTTGTTCTTTTTCAGTCATATTGGCCACTTTCTTATTGGCTTTTTCTACTACTTTATCGCCCCAAAGTTTTTTTGCTTCTTCTTCATATGGATTGGAGGAAAAATCAAAACCAGTGAATTTTTCTTTGTTTGTCATTGTTATTTCTCCTTTTTCGTTCTTGATGGTCTGGTCGAGTGTTGCTAGCATGGCTTCGATTCGGCCTTTTTTCTCTAGCAATAAGTAGCGCTGCAAGTCTAACGCGGCCTCTTTATCGAAGTTAGGGTCATCAAGAATTTGTTTTATTTTTTTCAAAGGGAAATCGAGTTCTTTAAAGAAAAGAATTTGTTGTAATTTGTCGACGTCTTTTTCTGAGTAGATACGATAGCCATTCCAGTCGTCTTTTTGGGGGACGAGTAGGCCGATTGTATCGTAGTGGTGGAGCGTGCGCACACTTACACCAGTGAGTTCAGCTAATTCTTTTGTTTGCATGAATGATTCCTCCTTCTGTTTTCACTATAAAGTATGACGCGGCGTGATAGTCAAGCATGATTTTGTGTTTATTATAACTCTTTTGGTGGAAAAGTGTTGAAAGAAAATAAGTTGTAGCCGACAACTTTTAACAAAATGAATAAAAGCATGGAAAAAAAGGGAACATTCTCGTATAATGAAATATAAATGTGTCGAATTTGTGACATTGGTATATCGAGAATATGAAGGGGATAGCATCATGAGGGGAAAAATTAAATCCATTAGTGTGTGGCTATGGCAACATCTAACACCGCAAATATTTGCGGTTATTTGTGTTTTTATTATCACGATTATAGCGCTGTTTGTGCCGCCGTATATTGGTATGGCTGACAATGGAGACTTTTTTCGGATATTCTCGAGCAATGGGTTATTTGTTAATAATACGAATTATGATGCGCTGCAATTTGGGCATTTTGTGAAAGAGTTTGGGATTTATCAGTATTTTAATGAAAATCAAGTGGCAATATACTCGTCACAAAGTATTTTTATCCAAATAGCGCTTCTTTTAAATAAGCTTTTCTGGTCAACTACGGTGTTTGATGTACGCTTTTTGGGAGGCTTGCAATTAGTGCTTCTTTTGCCGGCAATTTATTTGTTGGTCGCGGGTTTAACGGCAAAAATGAAAGGCTGGCCGGGGTATGTGGTTGCTGCGCTGACAGTATTTATTTTTGCAGATACGGCTTATACGGCATATTTTAATTCGTTTTTCAGTGAAGGACTTATTTTGATTATGATGCTGTATATTTCGGCGGGATTTTTGCTTTTATATCAGCATAAATACAATGATTATGCGATGCTAGGCTTGATTTTTGTTGCCTCTATTATTTTAATTACGGCTAAACAGCAGAATGCGCCGATTGCGGTTGTTATCGCGGTTTGCGGAATACTCGTGTTTTTTATTCGGAAAAATCGAGCGTTCCGGATTTCGGCTGCGGCGACTTTTTTTGTGATTTTCATGAGCGGGGTAGTGATGTACGTCTTTATTCCTGGCGAGTTTGTGACGATAAATCAGTATCAAACCATGACTCGTGGGGTGTTGCTTGATTCGGAAAATCCGGAGAAATCGCTTGAGGAAATGGGGATGAACTCGGAATTCGCTTTGCTTAAAGGAACGAATTTTTATCAAAAATATAAAATGGTTGATTTGGATTCGCCGTTGATGGAAAAGGAATTTTATCCTAACTATAATTTTGTCACGGTTTTAAGTTATTATTTGGAAAATCCGAAACAATTCGGGAAAATGCTTGATTTATCCGCGCAAAATAGTTTTTCGATTCGTCCATTCGAGATGGGGAATTTTGAGAAGGCGACGGGGTATGAATTTAAAGAGAAAACGCATTTTTTCTCGGCTTATAGTGATATAAAAGAAAAATTGGCTCCGGCGAAGTTCACGTTTTTAATTTTATGGGCGCTTGTTTTTCTGATTTGTTATGGAGTGAGTGCGTTTAAACATTTCCGTGAGAAGAATATTCGTGGGATGTTGCTGTTTGATTTGGTTGTGTTGCTGATTGGTTCTGGGTTTGCAGTGATTTTGGTGACGATTGTTGGTGACGGGGAAGCGGATTTGACGAAGCATAATTTCCTATTTAATGTTTGTTTTGATTTAACGATGTTGATTGGTGCGGCTTCACTGCTCGAGGTTTACTTGAAGAAACGGGGTGAGCGGAATGCGTAAAAAAATGCTGATTAGTCTTCTGCTTGCGTTCGTGATTTTAATGGTAAGCGAACGTCCTGTTGCGGCAAAAGCGGATAGTGATGTGGTCGTTTTTTATGATAGTTTGGCGAAAGGGACGGAGAATGAGGGAAATATCGACTCGCTGCTGCGAATGCTAAATAGTTTGGGCAAACGGGTGACGATTTATTCTTGGGAAGAAAATCCGGATTTGAGCCAAGCGAGTGAAATTATCGTGTTGCAAAATAAACAAGATGGGCTAACGGATGAATGGGCGGATAAATTGGCGAAAAGCAAGGCGCAAATCGCATATATTGGCACCAATCCACCAACCTTTTTAACGGATAAATTACAGCTGAAAACGAAGCCGATTACAGATACTTCTATCACTTTTCAAACGGAAGCAGGCCTGACTGGGAAAACACAGCTCATAAATGAAACCAATCTCATTACTTCTTTTCAAGGAGAAGGATTTGGCGAAATGGATGCGGCGGAAAATGGTAAAGCGACATACGGCGTTCGAGCGGGAAACTATGCTTACGCGCCAATTTTCCAAGCCGACAACACGAGCGAATTTGCTTTAATGAATCTACTCAAAGCCGTGTTCGACATTAAAACGACATCCAACCAATATGCGCTTATCACAGACGTGAACCCATTTGTCGACTTTGATTTACTTAAAAAAACAGCCGATACTTTTTATGCGAAAGGGATTCCATTTATTGTGAGTGCCGGGCCTGTTTTTTATAATCAAGATTTCCAAGCGGCGAAAAATTATGCCGAGATTTTGCGCTACGTTCAGGCGAAAAACGGCACTATTATGATGAATGTTCCAGTAGTGACGTACGGAGATAGTCCGCCGGGAGAATTGGAAGGCATCGTCCAGAAATCCGTGCATTTCTTCGCTGAAAATGATGTGGCTCCGGTTGGGGTTACAGCGGAATTATACTGGAATTTTGACAAAGTGTATGGCGTGGAAGGCTTTGCGCCGTTTAATACGGGGATTTTATTGCCGAATCAAAAAATTATTCATACGACGAAAAAGAACAATGGTAGCGCATTTGAAAAGTCGCCGTATAGTGTGACGAGTGATTTTTATGAAACGATGGTGGGTAAGAAAAATTTCCCGGTCGACATCGCGGTCACTTACTCATTTTTCAAGAATGAAAAAGCACTTAATGCAGCAGTGGATGAACTTGCAAACGACAATATTAGTGATGTTAGATTTCAAGATCATGGGGTAAAAACGAGCATAGACACGATTGAATCAAGCGCTGGTTCGCTGTATATCAATCATCAATCGGTGACACTTGATGGTGATTTGAAATATATTAAAACCCATGCGAAAACGGTGAAACAGGCAGGGAGTTTAGAAGGATTTTTCGGCTATCAAAATACCTTTTTCACGATAGTTATTGTACTTTCGCTTGGTATTATTGGGGTTTTATTTGTTTTTGGATACCGGCTTTACATGAAAAAATATATGAAATGAGGTGAAATAAATGGTTGTTGCAGATTATTTAGCATTATTCGCGGTGGTATGTATTTGGGGGCTATTATTGATTAATATCGTGTTGATTGTTTCGGGATATGTTTATTATTTGAAAAACGAAGCGCGCAAAGTCCCAGAAATAGCAGCGGAAGTGCCATTTGTTTCCGTCATGGTGCCGGCCCATAATGAAGGAAAAGTTATTGTGAAAACGGTGGAGTCGCTGCTGGCGTTTGATTATCCGGTCGATCGTTATGAAATTATTGTGATTAATGATAATTCTTCGGATAATAGTGCGGAACTTTTGGCGGCGATTCAAGCGAAAAATCCGACACGCTTTTTGAAAATTATTAATACCGATAACATCACGGGCGGAAAAGGAAAATCGAATGCGCTCAATATCGGATTTGCGGAAAGTCGCGGTGAACTGGTGGCGATTTACGATGCGGATAATACGCCAGAACGGCAGGCACTAAGGATTCTGGTTGGCGAAATTACGAATGATGCGAAACTTGGCGCGGTTATTGGTAAATTCAGGACGCGGAATCGAAACGCCAGCTGGCTCACACGCTTTATTAATATCGAAACGCTAAGCTTTCAGTGGATGGCTCAGGCTGGCAGATGGGCGCTGTTCAAGCTATGCACGATTCCCGGTACCAATTTTATTGTGAGACGGTCGCTCCTAGAAGAAATCGGTGGCTGGGACGTGAAAGCTGTCGCCGAAGATACCGAAATTAGTTTCCGGATTTACATGATGGGTTACCGCATCAAATTTCAAGCAAAGGCGGTCACTTGGGAACAGGAACCACAAACTTTGCCAGTCTGGTTTAAACAACGCTCCAGATGGGCAAAAGGCAATATCTACGTAATTTTAAAAAATGTGCCGCTACTTTTCAAACGAGAAGGTAGACGCGTTCGCTTTGATATTTTGTACTTTTTATCGATTTATTTTTTATTATTAACTTCCTTGATTGTTAGTGATGTTTTACTTGTGTTATATGCGCTCGGACTTGTACATACGACGCTTGCCGGACTTAGCGGGGCGCTTTGGTTACTTGCTATTTTACTTTTTGTCGCAGGTACTTTTATTACACTTACCACGGAAAAAGGGGAAATTAGTTTTTCGAATGTGTTATTTATTATGTTGATGTATGTGACGTACTGCCAGCTTTGGATGGTGGTCGCCGCATATGGATTCTTTATTTTCTTAAAAGATACCTTACTAAAAAGGGAAACCAAATGGTATAAAACCGAGCGTTTCTAAAAAGGAGAGTGCCTAATGAAAAAATTAGCTGTAATCGGGCTGCTTATGTTCGCCGTACTATTTCTGTATAGGCCAGACGTTTTCGCAGCAGATAAAAATTATCAAACCGTTTTTGGAACAGATAAAACCGCCCAAGGGAAATTCACAACAACGAAACAAAACTTCACGGTGGAAAATTACTGGGACGTTTCAAACGCAAATGTGAAGCTTGTTTACACAATTACCCAGCTGAGTGAACAAGAAGTTTCGACAATGACGCTGAAAATAAATGATGTCGCGTTTTATTCTTTTAAACCAGATAAAACCGACAAAGGAACACGACAAATTGAAATCGAAATTCCGAAAGATAAGCTGAAAAAAGGCGTAAATGTTCTATCCATCGAAAGTTTTGTCTACACTGATTTGCCTGATGGTCGTTGTACGATTGACGACACGCCGGCAAACTGGCTGCAATTCGATAAAACGAGTGCGGTAAATGTATCGTATTCTGATAAGGCTTTCCAAAAAACAATTGCGGATTTTGGCGAACGTTTCACTGGGATTGATACGGTGAAAAGTGGACAAGGCGTAGTAGCCATTTCAAATAAAGCTGGCGACGCGGAACTTGGCGCAGCACTTGAAGGGCTTTCTGGATTTTCTGCGGCGAACACGTTAGAAGATAAAAATATCGCATTTGGTCAATACGAAGAAGCGAAAACGCGCGATGGTAAAAACTATGTCGTTCTTTTTTCGAGCTACGACAATTTGCCGAATGACCTAAAATCGCAAATACAAGACGATAAAAAACTAGAAAAACAAGCACTTTTCCAAGTAGTGACAGTAGGAAATACGAACACTCTAGTGATTATGTCCAAATCAAACGATGCACTTAAAAAAGCCGGGAAGTTAATCGCCAACCAAAATTACTTGAGTCAGCTTGGCACAAATACTAAATGGCTAACAAGAGACGAAAAAATCGATACTCCAGCAAATAATGTCGACAAAAACACCAAACTAACAACAACTGGCGACAAACTAAAAGGAATTGGCCACATTACTCAAGATTATTTTATCAGTATGCCGGCCAACCGAAGTGCCTCCACAGGAACCGAAGTATCACTTGATTTCAGATACGCACAAAACTTGGATTTCGAGCATTCGTTAGTAACAATTTTAGTGAACGGCAAACCAATCGGCAGTCAAAAACTTTCCGCTAAAAAAGCGAATGACGATAAAGTAACCTTCCAAATTCCGAGCGATTTAAATGTCAAAGGTGATTTTTCAGTTACCGTGGCATTCGATTTAGTTCTAACGAATAATTATTGTGGTTTTATTGCGGATTCCGAAATTCCGTGGGCCTATATCA includes these proteins:
- a CDS encoding MerR family transcriptional regulator; translated protein: MQTKELAELTGVSVRTLHHYDTIGLLVPQKDDWNGYRIYSEKDVDKLQQILFFKELDFPLKKIKQILDDPNFDKEAALDLQRYLLLEKKGRIEAMLATLDQTIKNEKGEITMTNKEKFTGFDFSSNPYEEEAKKLWGDKVVEKANKKVANMTEKEQQSLKESFDAEFRQLASVRNSKPESNEAQQAVAHFFHYLNDTHGNIYSLEAFANLGEMYIADERFTKNIDQFGEGLSAFLKEAMHIYAKNN
- the wsfD gene encoding glycan biosynthesis hexose transferase WsfD, with translation MRGKIKSISVWLWQHLTPQIFAVICVFIITIIALFVPPYIGMADNGDFFRIFSSNGLFVNNTNYDALQFGHFVKEFGIYQYFNENQVAIYSSQSIFIQIALLLNKLFWSTTVFDVRFLGGLQLVLLLPAIYLLVAGLTAKMKGWPGYVVAALTVFIFADTAYTAYFNSFFSEGLILIMMLYISAGFLLLYQHKYNDYAMLGLIFVASIILITAKQQNAPIAVVIAVCGILVFFIRKNRAFRISAAATFFVIFMSGVVMYVFIPGEFVTINQYQTMTRGVLLDSENPEKSLEEMGMNSEFALLKGTNFYQKYKMVDLDSPLMEKEFYPNYNFVTVLSYYLENPKQFGKMLDLSAQNSFSIRPFEMGNFEKATGYEFKEKTHFFSAYSDIKEKLAPAKFTFLILWALVFLICYGVSAFKHFREKNIRGMLLFDLVVLLIGSGFAVILVTIVGDGEADLTKHNFLFNVCFDLTMLIGAASLLEVYLKKRGERNA
- a CDS encoding cellulose biosynthesis cyclic di-GMP-binding regulatory protein BcsB encodes the protein MKKLAVIGLLMFAVLFLYRPDVFAADKNYQTVFGTDKTAQGKFTTTKQNFTVENYWDVSNANVKLVYTITQLSEQEVSTMTLKINDVAFYSFKPDKTDKGTRQIEIEIPKDKLKKGVNVLSIESFVYTDLPDGRCTIDDTPANWLQFDKTSAVNVSYSDKAFQKTIADFGERFTGIDTVKSGQGVVAISNKAGDAELGAALEGLSGFSAANTLEDKNIAFGQYEEAKTRDGKNYVVLFSSYDNLPNDLKSQIQDDKKLEKQALFQVVTVGNTNTLVIMSKSNDALKKAGKLIANQNYLSQLGTNTKWLTRDEKIDTPANNVDKNTKLTTTGDKLKGIGHITQDYFISMPANRSASTGTEVSLDFRYAQNLDFEHSLVTILVNGKPIGSQKLSAKKANDDKVTFQIPSDLNVKGDFSVTVAFDLVLTNNYCGFIADSEIPWAYITPESVINLNTSEETDLLFEQYPYPFIADGDFNNAVVVVPDELTTEDTDSLANIFNLLGRFHDGNRGDLTAMHAANWKKPKDGSNIIAVGTMNNNPVIKNANDDLYFQYNKSGSYFLSNEKISIEKNYGKQLGSVQLITSDGMPILAVTGPGAKQTELGSDLIATKANLAEIYGDGAIVDTDNTIHSYRFKKAADTKEESFGTKISNNKEVTVFGAFALLTVVILIVAVLLILRKYRRK
- a CDS encoding glycosyltransferase family 2 protein — encoded protein: MVVADYLALFAVVCIWGLLLINIVLIVSGYVYYLKNEARKVPEIAAEVPFVSVMVPAHNEGKVIVKTVESLLAFDYPVDRYEIIVINDNSSDNSAELLAAIQAKNPTRFLKIINTDNITGGKGKSNALNIGFAESRGELVAIYDADNTPERQALRILVGEITNDAKLGAVIGKFRTRNRNASWLTRFINIETLSFQWMAQAGRWALFKLCTIPGTNFIVRRSLLEEIGGWDVKAVAEDTEISFRIYMMGYRIKFQAKAVTWEQEPQTLPVWFKQRSRWAKGNIYVILKNVPLLFKREGRRVRFDILYFLSIYFLLLTSLIVSDVLLVLYALGLVHTTLAGLSGALWLLAILLFVAGTFITLTTEKGEISFSNVLFIMLMYVTYCQLWMVVAAYGFFIFLKDTLLKRETKWYKTERF
- a CDS encoding DUF2334 domain-containing protein — protein: MRKKMLISLLLAFVILMVSERPVAAKADSDVVVFYDSLAKGTENEGNIDSLLRMLNSLGKRVTIYSWEENPDLSQASEIIVLQNKQDGLTDEWADKLAKSKAQIAYIGTNPPTFLTDKLQLKTKPITDTSITFQTEAGLTGKTQLINETNLITSFQGEGFGEMDAAENGKATYGVRAGNYAYAPIFQADNTSEFALMNLLKAVFDIKTTSNQYALITDVNPFVDFDLLKKTADTFYAKGIPFIVSAGPVFYNQDFQAAKNYAEILRYVQAKNGTIMMNVPVVTYGDSPPGELEGIVQKSVHFFAENDVAPVGVTAELYWNFDKVYGVEGFAPFNTGILLPNQKIIHTTKKNNGSAFEKSPYSVTSDFYETMVGKKNFPVDIAVTYSFFKNEKALNAAVDELANDNISDVRFQDHGVKTSIDTIESSAGSLYINHQSVTLDGDLKYIKTHAKTVKQAGSLEGFFGYQNTFFTIVIVLSLGIIGVLFVFGYRLYMKKYMK